The Lichenihabitans psoromatis genomic interval TCCATTCTGGTCTCCGAGGGAAGTTCTGTCGCAACGATGTTAGCTTATATCGGAGCTTCGGCCGCCGATGAAAGCCCTGTCCGACGCGATAAGCGGGGGGAATGGGTCCATTCTCAAGCCGTCGACTTCAACCCATGAAGGGAGCCACGACGATGCCCTACCGATCCCGCCGGTCTGGATGTCACCATCCGTTCACGCGTCGTCACCTGTTTGCAATCGCGGCGGCCGGGCTCGCCGTCACGGCGTTGCCGATCTCAGCGACCGGTGCGACCTCCGATGTGGTCGAGACCGATGAGGAACCGCATCATCACGTCATTTTCCAGAACGGCGTCATCCGGCTGATGCGCGTGCTGATCCCCGCCGGGAAAGCGACCTTATGGCATGAGCATACGCATGATTATGCCGTCACAGTCATCGGCGGCAGCACGGTTCACACCGGGTCGCGCGAGGACGGATCCTCCATGGACGGCGAGATGACGACCGGCTCGGTCATCTACGGCGCGTATCAAGACAAACACGCCATCCGGCGCATCACCAACACCGGACCCGACCTTCTTCACCAGATCGCGTTCGAGTTGCTGCGACCGAGCGCCGGTGACTTCGGCAAGGCGGATCGTTCCGAAGCGAGCGTGTTCGCGCTGGTGCTTGACGAGCAGCGTCTGAAAGCGTGGCATCTGACGCTCGAGGCAGGCGCCTCGACCCCGATCTACCGGCAAGATGGGCCGGGCGTGCGCGTCGTCCTCTCGGGCCGACGGATCATCGAGACCAAGCCCGGTGAGATTGGGCATGAGGGGGTCGTGCAGGCCGGAGATGCAGCCTTCACCTTGCCGGCGACGCGAGTCCTGACCAATGCCGGTCCGACCCAATTGAGCCTGATCGAGTTCGAGTTGCGGTGAGCCGGCTCGATCTCGATCAGCATTAGGATCGAGAGGTTTACAGCGTACCGACGATCTTCTTCAGCTCCGCCCTGAGGCCTTCGGCCAGTTCGGGGCGTGCCATGGCAAAAGCGATGTTGGCGGCCAGGAAGCCAAGCTTCGAGCCCGTATCATAGGTTTTGCCATCGAAGCGAACGCCATGAAACGCCTGATTCTTGGCGAGCTTGATCATCGCGTCGGTCAGCTGGATCTCGCCGCCCGCGCCCTTCTCGGCATCCTTCAACGCTGCGAAGATCGAAGGGTCCAAGATGTACCGGCCCGATATAATCGAGGTCGACGGGGCGGTGCCTTTTGCCGGCTTCTCGACCATGCCGGTGATCTCGAAATTATGGCCGTCATCCTTGCCGATCGAAACGACGCCATATTGATGCGTCTCCTCCATCGGGACTTCCTCGACCGCGATGACGTTGCCGCCATGCTGGTTGTAAGTCTCGATACATTGGGCGAGGCAGCGGCTGCCGCGGCCACCCTGCATGGTGATCATGTCGGGCAATAACACCGCGAAGGGCTCGTCACCAATGATTTCACGCGCGCACCACACGGCATGGCCGAGGCCAAGCGGGGCTTGCTGGCGCGTGAAGCTCGTCGTGCCGGCCGGGGGCAGGTCGGCCATCAAGGCCTCGTATTCCTTCATCTTGCCGCGCGCCTGAAGCGTTGATTCAAGCTCGTAGGCCATGTCGAAATGATCTTCGATGACGGCCTTGTTGCGGCCGGTCACGAAGATGAAATGCTCGATCCCCGCTTCCCTGGCTTCGTCGACCACATGTTGCAGAACGGGGCGGTCCACAACCGTCATCATTTCCTTCGGAACCGATTTGGTCGCGGGCAGGAACCGTGTACCAAGACCGGCGACGGGGAAAACCGCTTTGCGAATGCGCTTCATGAACGATCCAATAGGCGAGCGGCCGAAAATCATGGCCGGGGGCTGGACGGAGCCTAGCTGAGGCTAGGCGATGACTATCGTACAGCAAGCGTTAAGAACGCGTCGCTGTGATGAAGGCCACATCCTTAAACGACGAGCGTGGGAGAAAGATCGACATGACGGTTCTTGTGACGGGCGGAGCAGGCTACATCGGTAGTCACATGGTGCTCGACCTGATCGACTCGGGCGAGACCGTCGTGGTGGTCGACAATCTATCCACGGGGTTTCGGGACGCGGTTCCAAACGGGGTCGTGTTCGCCGAGGGTGATTTCGGCGACGAGGCGGTTGTGACAAGTGTGATCGAGCGTTACGACGTCAACGCCATCGCGCATTTCGCCGCCAAGATCGTCGTCCCGGATTCGGTGTCCGATCCGCTTGGATATTATCTCAACAACACCGCCAAGGCGCGGAGCCTCATTGCCGTGGCGGTCGCGACCGGCGTCAAACACTTCATCTTTTCGTCGACCGCGGCGGTCTATGGAAATGTCGGCAGCGAGGCCGTGTCTGAAGAGACGCCGCTCGCACCTGTTTCGCCCTATGGCCGGTCGAAGTTGATGGTCGAGTGGATGCTCGCCGATACGGCCGCGGCCCATGATCTCCGCTACGTGGTGCTGCGCTATTTCAATGTGGCTGGGGCGGATCCGCAGGGCCGGGCCGGTCAATCGATGCGGGATGCGACCCACCTGATCAAGGTCGCGGTGCAGGCGGCGCTCGGGCGGCGCAAGGGCCTGCAGATCTATGGGACCGATTATGAGACGCCCGACGGCACCTGCCTTCGCGACTATATCCAGGTCAGCGACCTCGTCGGCGCTCACATGGATGCGCTGCGCTACCTTCGCGCGGGCGGCGATAATCTCACCTGCAACTGCGGCTACGCGAAGGGCTTCTCGGTCAGCGAGGTGATCGAGGTGGTGAAACGCGTGTCCGGCGTCGATTTCCCCGTCACGCGGGTCGGGCGACGAGCGGGCGATCCGGCCGCTATCGTGGCCCGCAACGATCGTGTCCGCGAGACATTAGGCTGGGTTCCGCGCTACGACGATCTTGGCACGATCGTCGAGCAGGCGCTGGCCTGGGAGCGCCGACTGCATAATCGCGAGGTCTGACGACGGGCCGCGAGTTGCGGTTTGTCTGGTGTCGCACCATCTTTCCAATGAAGTCTTCTGCCGGCCGTGGCCGTGCGACCAAGGGGTTGGGCATGTCGTTCGAGAGCAATTTTGGGTCGGGCATTCCCGTGCCGTCGGCGGCGTCGACGACCGTCAAAGATGTGACGAGTGCAACCTTTCGGCAGGATGTCGTTGCCGAATCGACCCGTCAACCGGTTCTGGTCGATTTCTGGGCCCCCTGGTGCGGGCCCTGTAAGCAACTCGGGCCTATCATCGAAAAGGTGGTGGCCAATGCGGGCGGCAAGGTGAAGCTCGTCAAGATGAACATCGACGATCACCCCGAGATCGCGGGACAACTCGGGATTCAATCGATCCCGGCCGTAATCGCGTTCAGCAAAGGCCAGCCGGTCGATGGGTTCGTCGGTGCCTTGCCGGAAAGTCAGATCAAAGGGTTCATCGAACGGCTTGTCGGACCCGTCGGTGATCCGACCCAGGAGGCGCTTGACGAGGCCGCGGCTGCAGTGGCCGAGGGGGATGTCGAGACGGCGGCGGCGATCTACTCCGAAATCCTGTCCATCGATGAGACGAATGCACCAGCTTTGGCCGGTCTGGCAAAGCTGCATCTCGATGCGGGTGCTCTCGATCAGGCAAAAGCCGTTCTCAGCATGGCGGTCGGGAGCGCGGCGCAACATCCGAGTGTTGTCGCTGTCAGGGCCGCCATCGACCTCGCGGAGCAAAGTGCGTCGCTTGGTGATTTCAGCGATCTCGAGCGGCAAGTCGCGGCCGATCCGGACGATCACCAAGCCCGCTTCGACCTCGCCTTGGCGTTCAACGCCAAGAACAAACGGGACGAAGCGGCGGATTGCCTCCTTGAAATCATCAAGCGCGACCGCAGTTGGAACGAGGATGGGGCGAGAAAGCAGCTCTTGCAGTTTTTCGAGGCTTGGGGCGTGACCGATAAGGCTGCGGTTCAAGCACGTCGTCGATTGTCCGGTCTGCTTTTTCGTTGACGTTATAAACGCGAACCCAAGACGGGCTCGGTCGGTCCCCGGCGCGATACCGATGCAATCGTCGCCACGTCGGCAAGTGAAGGAAGGCAAGCATGAACAAGCCCTACGCGTCTGCCGACGCGCTCCCAACCGTGATCCCGGTTTTTCCGCTCCCCGGCGCGTTGCTGCTGCCGCGCGGCCAGATGCCCCTCAACATCTTCGAGCCGCGCTATCTTTCGATGATCGACGACGCGTTCAAGTCGCATCGCGTCATCGGTATGGTTCAGCCTGATGCGGAACGCATCCTCGATAAGCACGGTCTCTACGCGACCGGATGTGCTGGACGGATCACGTCGTTTTCGGAGACCGGCGACGGTCGTTACCTCGTGACGCTCACCGGCATCGCACGCTACACCATCATCGAGGAAATGACCGTCATGACGCCGTATCGGCAGTGCAGGGTCGATTTCAGCGGCTTCATGCAGGATTTTGACTCGGCCGCGGGTGAGGGCGATGTCGATCGCGAAGGGCTGTTGCGAACGCTGCGGAATTTTGCCGACGCGCACGGCCTGTCTGTCGATTGGTCCGGGATCGACGATGCGCCCAACGACGCGCTGGTCAATGCCTTGTCGATGATGAGCCCGTTCGGCCCGCGCGAGAAGCAGGCACTCCTGGAAGCATCCGATCTCAAGACGCGCGCCGATGTGCTGATCGCAATTGCCGAAATCGAACTCGCCCGTGATGCGGGCGAGACGCGTTCACTGCAGTAGAATGGGCGCTATGATAGCCAACGCCGCCGAGGACCGTTTTGAGGACGAGATAGTAGAATGAGCGATATGGGCGAAACAATGCGACCGGCACGGCGGCCCGGAGAAGCAACGGTCGATCCGAGACTGCTCGAGATTCTGGTTTGCCCCATTACCAAGACGACACTGGCTTACGATGCCTCTCGGCAGGAGCTTGTATCCCGAGCTGCGAAATTGGCATTCCCGATCCGCGACGGCATCCCAATCATGCTGCCCGACGAAGCCCGTCTGCTCACCGATTGAGGGGAGCGGACGAGCCGACAGACGCGATCAGTCGCCCTCGCCGGGGTTAGCGGAGAAATAAGCCTCGAGCTTGCCGGGCTTGCCATCGAAATCCTTGGCATCGGCCGGGCTTTCCCGCTTCACCGAAATGTTCGGCCAAGCCTTTGCATATTCGGCGTTCAGGCCAAGCCACTTCTCAAGGCCCGGCTCAGTATCCGGCTTGATGGCTTCGGCCGGGCATTCAGGTTCGCAGACACCGCAATCGATGCACTCATCCGGATGAATGACGAGCATGTTCTCGCCTTCGTAGAAGCAGTCCACGGGACAGACTTCGACGCAATCCATATATTTGCATTTGATGCAGTTTTCGACGACCACATAAGTCATGTTTTGTTCCCTGCACGGCCATCGTGAATGCGGCCGGTGCGCGATCCGTTCAGATCAGATTTGGTTGCTAACGCCTTTGTCCAAGGCGTGCAAGCATCGTCCATATGGCCAATCTAGAGCGATTCCACAATCACAGAAAGTGGATCAGACCAGGCGAATGCGCGCATCATGGCGAACTGGTGTCATCGCGCCTTGCACAAGACGGGGCTTCACGCGTCGTCGTCCGGTGGGGCGGGTTGGGCCGATAGATCGTCGTAGAGCAACCGCGCCTCCTCATAGGGGCCTCGACGCAAGCCAGGCGCGTTGATCCGCAGCACGCGCACGTTCCGATCAAGTGCGATCGTCAGGACATCTCCAGCGCGGACTGCTTTCGCGGCATTGTCGATCCGGACCGTATTGATCCGGACATGACCCTCGATGACGAGTTTTGCGGCAAGCGACCGAGATTTCGCAACACGGGCGAACCAAAGCCACTTGTCGACACGCTGGCGTTCGACAAGTGGCTCGGTGGGCGATGAGCGGTCGGCGCTCACGTGTCCTTTTTGGATCGGCCCTCAAGCTCGGCCTTGAGGGCCAGCAGCTTGGCGAAGGGCGAATTTGGGTCAGGTTGGCGATCGCGCGGCGTGGGCCGCTCGGTCGATGCGAAAGACGCACCAGCCGACCGGGCATTCTCGGGCCGCTCGTTGCGTCGGTCGCGGTTGCGATCGCCCTCGGGCCGCCCCCGCGGTGCACTGGCGCCATCCGGCGCGCCGGCATTGCTCTGTCGCGGAGCCTGGTCGCCCCCTTGCCGGGGTCGATCGTCGCGACGACCACCGCCTGGACGAGAACGCTGGTTGCCGCCCGGACGCTGGTCGCGTTGGCGATCGGGCCGCGCATCACGGTCGGGCCGCGCTTGAGACACGGGCGTAGCCGTTGCATCCGTGGTCGGCGTGTCGACACCCGAGCCTGCCGCGACCGGCGTGTCGGTCGGTGTCGGCTGATCGCGTCCCGTCCCGCCATGCGGTCTCCGGTTGTCCCGTTCACCGCCGCGCCCCTGCGGACGCTGACGGGCCGGACGATCGTTACGTTTTTCGGCGTGGAATGCCGTTCTGTGCGGACGCCAAACGTCGATCAGAACCGGTTCGGCCGGAACGTCCGGTTCTTCTGCTGCGGCGGCCGTTTCAAGGGTGGCATCCGGTGCATCGGCGTTGTTCTCGCCCGACACCTCCGGTGCGCTCTCGATCGAGGTTTCCGCGGTGGCGTCAGCGTTGCCCGCGACCCTGTCGTCCGGCACGGCGCTGATCGGCTCCGGCACCTGATGCGGCGTTGCAAGTGCAGGCTCCGCCGCCGGGGCAGGCTCCTCCGCCGGTGTAGGGTGTTCGACCGCGGCCTCGACAGGCTCCTCGCGGAACCGTGCCGCGCTTTCGACGAACTCCTCCGGAGCGTTAAACTCCTGAACGCGCTCGGCCTCCATCTCGTCCACTCGATGCGGCGCGGCGGAGCCGGGCGCTGACGCTTCACCCTCGGCTGCGTCGACCGAGACTGCGGCCGGGGCTTCCGCCACCTCCGAGTCGGATGTCGCCTCGAGTTGTTCAGCCAGTGGCTCGTGATGCGCCACCTCTGTCTCGATGAAAGCGGCGTCCGCTTCAAGGTGCTCGTTGCTCGTCGATCCCTCCGTCGCGGCGGGCGTCGCAACGGGGCGCAGCGGTTCGGTTGGGGCCGTCGGCAGCAACGGAACCGTGATGGGCGGTCCGACGCGACGATCGAGCACGTAACCGAGCGATCGAAGGATCGAGGCGAAATCTTCGCCCGAACAACCGGCAAGGGACGTCATCGCGACGGTTGTGACGAAGCCGTTATTGTCGGCAGCACCGGGCGGCGGAGCGCCGGGGGTCGTGCCGGGACGATAGGCGATTGCCGGACGGATCAGATCGGCCAGACGCTCCAAGATATCGACCCGAACCGCACGCTCGCCACAGACACGGAAACCCGCTGCGCGATAGAGACCCTTCGGGACGTCCTTGTCGGCCGGGAACGAGGTGCGTCCCGAGGCGGCGAGGTAGGGGACGTCATCGAGGCCCTTGATGGTCTCGGTGCCGCCATGTTTCAGCGCCCAGAGTTGCGCCGCGAGAGCGCGGGGGGCTGGCTTGAGCGAGAGCGGCAGATAAATATTATAGGCGCCGAACCGGAGTCCGAGCTTCCGCAGGGCGCCGCGTGCGGTCTGGTCGAGGTTTTTCATCTCCTCGGCAACGCGCGAGCGCTCCAGCACGCCGAGCGCTTCGGCGGCCTGATAGGCAATGCCGCGTGCGATGCCTTCGAGACCCTCGCCCGCTTCGAGATCCATCACCGGGCCGAGGAGCTTTTTGACATGCTGAGCGAGCCAAAGATCGAGCCGCCGCTGCACCATTTCGAGGGCCGGTCCGGTCAGATGCTCGTCAGCCACGAGCCGGGCCCGAGGCGCAAGCAGTCCGTCGCCCGCCGTCAGCTTCGCGATCGGGTCGCCGAGCCAGCGGATCGTCCCGTCATTGGCAAGTGCGATCGATTCATCGACCGACGCGCTAAAACGCTCGGCCCGCGCGTCGATTTCACCAGCCAGCGCCTTGAGCGCTGCCGTGTTCAGCGCCTTGGCGGCTTCACCGGCTGCGGATGGGTCGGCCGTAAATCGGAAGCCATGCAGCTGACCGACATTCTGACCTTCGACAAGGACGTCACCCTGAGGCGTGACTTCCGCTTCCAACATAGCATTCTCTCTCAACCGTCGCATCAGTACGCTGGTCCGTCTATCGACGAACCGTTGTGCCAGCCGTTCGTGCAGGGCATCGGACAGCCTGTCCTCTACCTGACGCGCCACGCCCTGCCAATGCTCGGGATCACCAAGCCAGTCGGGGCGGTTCGCAATAAACGTCAATGTGCGGACCTGAGCGATCCGCGCCGACAACGTGTCGATGTCGCCATCGGTTCGCTCGAAAGCCGCGAGTTGCCGCGAAAACCAGTCATCCGGGATGCGGCCGGCCCGCACCACGAAGCCGAACAGCGTCAAAGCGAGGTCTGCATGAGCGGATGGCGACACTTTGCGATAGTCCGGAACCTGACACACTTCCCAGAGCCGCGCGATATCGGCCCGCGTTTTCGCGTGGCGGCGGACATCGACGTC includes:
- the trxA gene encoding thioredoxin → MSFESNFGSGIPVPSAASTTVKDVTSATFRQDVVAESTRQPVLVDFWAPWCGPCKQLGPIIEKVVANAGGKVKLVKMNIDDHPEIAGQLGIQSIPAVIAFSKGQPVDGFVGALPESQIKGFIERLVGPVGDPTQEALDEAAAAVAEGDVETAAAIYSEILSIDETNAPALAGLAKLHLDAGALDQAKAVLSMAVGSAAQHPSVVAVRAAIDLAEQSASLGDFSDLERQVAADPDDHQARFDLALAFNAKNKRDEAADCLLEIIKRDRSWNEDGARKQLLQFFEAWGVTDKAAVQARRRLSGLLFR
- a CDS encoding RNA-binding S4 domain-containing protein; its protein translation is MSADRSSPTEPLVERQRVDKWLWFARVAKSRSLAAKLVIEGHVRINTVRIDNAAKAVRAGDVLTIALDRNVRVLRINAPGLRRGPYEEARLLYDDLSAQPAPPDDDA
- the fdxA gene encoding ferredoxin FdxA, with product MTYVVVENCIKCKYMDCVEVCPVDCFYEGENMLVIHPDECIDCGVCEPECPAEAIKPDTEPGLEKWLGLNAEYAKAWPNISVKRESPADAKDFDGKPGKLEAYFSANPGEGD
- the galE gene encoding UDP-glucose 4-epimerase GalE, producing MTVLVTGGAGYIGSHMVLDLIDSGETVVVVDNLSTGFRDAVPNGVVFAEGDFGDEAVVTSVIERYDVNAIAHFAAKIVVPDSVSDPLGYYLNNTAKARSLIAVAVATGVKHFIFSSTAAVYGNVGSEAVSEETPLAPVSPYGRSKLMVEWMLADTAAAHDLRYVVLRYFNVAGADPQGRAGQSMRDATHLIKVAVQAALGRRKGLQIYGTDYETPDGTCLRDYIQVSDLVGAHMDALRYLRAGGDNLTCNCGYAKGFSVSEVIEVVKRVSGVDFPVTRVGRRAGDPAAIVARNDRVRETLGWVPRYDDLGTIVEQALAWERRLHNREV
- a CDS encoding helicase-related protein; the encoded protein is MDLDDPATFGWALPRGVSSGRFSGAGVTAVLGPTNTGKTHYAIERMLSHPSGIIGLPLRLLAREVYNRVVEKAGVDNVALITGEERIKPKRPRYWVATVEAMPRDLDVSFLAIDEIQIAASLDRGHVFTDRLLNRRGRHETLLIGAMTMKPVIEHLLPGVTIVSRPRLSKLTFAGEKKLSRLPHRSAIVAFSAEEVYAIAELIRRQRGGAAVVLGALSPRTRNAQVAMYQDGEVDYLVATDAIGMGLNLDVDHVAFAGDRKFDGWQYRRLNPAEFGQIAGRAGRHLKDGTFGTTGRCPPFDEEEIEALEDHRFGAVNILQWRNSDLDFSSVEALQRSLDVSPDEAGLTRAPLAEDVMVLDIAARDVDVRRHAKTRADIARLWEVCQVPDYRKVSPSAHADLALTLFGFVVRAGRIPDDWFSRQLAAFERTDGDIDTLSARIAQVRTLTFIANRPDWLGDPEHWQGVARQVEDRLSDALHERLAQRFVDRRTSVLMRRLRENAMLEAEVTPQGDVLVEGQNVGQLHGFRFTADPSAAGEAAKALNTAALKALAGEIDARAERFSASVDESIALANDGTIRWLGDPIAKLTAGDGLLAPRARLVADEHLTGPALEMVQRRLDLWLAQHVKKLLGPVMDLEAGEGLEGIARGIAYQAAEALGVLERSRVAEEMKNLDQTARGALRKLGLRFGAYNIYLPLSLKPAPRALAAQLWALKHGGTETIKGLDDVPYLAASGRTSFPADKDVPKGLYRAAGFRVCGERAVRVDILERLADLIRPAIAYRPGTTPGAPPPGAADNNGFVTTVAMTSLAGCSGEDFASILRSLGYVLDRRVGPPITVPLLPTAPTEPLRPVATPAATEGSTSNEHLEADAAFIETEVAHHEPLAEQLEATSDSEVAEAPAAVSVDAAEGEASAPGSAAPHRVDEMEAERVQEFNAPEEFVESAARFREEPVEAAVEHPTPAEEPAPAAEPALATPHQVPEPISAVPDDRVAGNADATAETSIESAPEVSGENNADAPDATLETAAAAEEPDVPAEPVLIDVWRPHRTAFHAEKRNDRPARQRPQGRGGERDNRRPHGGTGRDQPTPTDTPVAAGSGVDTPTTDATATPVSQARPDRDARPDRQRDQRPGGNQRSRPGGGRRDDRPRQGGDQAPRQSNAGAPDGASAPRGRPEGDRNRDRRNERPENARSAGASFASTERPTPRDRQPDPNSPFAKLLALKAELEGRSKKDT
- a CDS encoding LON peptidase substrate-binding domain-containing protein, with protein sequence MNKPYASADALPTVIPVFPLPGALLLPRGQMPLNIFEPRYLSMIDDAFKSHRVIGMVQPDAERILDKHGLYATGCAGRITSFSETGDGRYLVTLTGIARYTIIEEMTVMTPYRQCRVDFSGFMQDFDSAAGEGDVDREGLLRTLRNFADAHGLSVDWSGIDDAPNDALVNALSMMSPFGPREKQALLEASDLKTRADVLIAIAEIELARDAGETRSLQ
- a CDS encoding Trm112 family protein, which gives rise to MGETMRPARRPGEATVDPRLLEILVCPITKTTLAYDASRQELVSRAAKLAFPIRDGIPIMLPDEARLLTD
- the galU gene encoding UTP--glucose-1-phosphate uridylyltransferase GalU; this encodes MKRIRKAVFPVAGLGTRFLPATKSVPKEMMTVVDRPVLQHVVDEAREAGIEHFIFVTGRNKAVIEDHFDMAYELESTLQARGKMKEYEALMADLPPAGTTSFTRQQAPLGLGHAVWCAREIIGDEPFAVLLPDMITMQGGRGSRCLAQCIETYNQHGGNVIAVEEVPMEETHQYGVVSIGKDDGHNFEITGMVEKPAKGTAPSTSIISGRYILDPSIFAALKDAEKGAGGEIQLTDAMIKLAKNQAFHGVRFDGKTYDTGSKLGFLAANIAFAMARPELAEGLRAELKKIVGTL